A part of Aspergillus oryzae RIB40 DNA, chromosome 7 genomic DNA contains:
- a CDS encoding bifunctional hydroxyethylthiazole kinase/thiamine-phosphate diphosphorylase (thiamine monophosphate synthase), with protein MPLNLSLYLVTDSTPAILKGRDLCTVVEEALKGGVTIVQYRDKKSDTGEQIQTAKKLHQITQKYGVPLLINDRVDVALAAGVEGVHLGQDDMAIEQAKQLLPKDAIIGITAASIEEAQKAIDAGADYLGIGTMFATPTKTNTKHIIGTAGTQAILDAISDTGRSVGTVSIGGINLSNVQRVLYQSRAPRKELDGVAIVSAIIAADDPKAAAAEFVKRIATPPPFVRAPAAPQIREVAALQEEVPKIVQKVVQAHPLVHNMINFVVANFVANVALSMGASPIMAPHGDEAVDLAQFDGGLVVNMGTLTSESVPNYVKAIKAYNERGNPVVYDPVGAPATHIRRGAVKQLMAGGYFDLIKGNEGEIRQVFGSSGVIQRGVDSGPSRLDGQAKAILVRDLARREHNLVLLTGAVDYLSDGERVIAVENGHELLGQVTGTGCAVGTVSGCFLTGHPSDRLLAVLSGILMYEIAAENAASKEYVRGPGSFVPAFLDELYAIRQAALKGDHSWFTGRAKIQMIDL; from the exons atGCCGTTAAATCTCTCCTTGTATTTGGTTACCGACTCGACTCCGGCTATCCTCAAGGGCCGTGATCTGTGCacggtggtggaggaagctTTGAAAGGAG GTGTCACGATAGTTCAATATAGGGACAAGAAAAGTGATACAGGAGAGCAGATACAGACAGCTAAGAAGCTGCATCAGATAACCCAGAAGTATGGGGTTCCCTTACTGATCAATGACCGTGTGGATGTTGCTCTTGccgctggtgttgagggtgTCCATCTCGGTCAAGATGACATGG CTATTGAACAAGCAAAGCAGCTTCTTCCTAAGGATGCTATCATTGGTATCACTGCTGCCTCGATAGAAGAGGCTCAGAAGGCCATTGATGCCGGCGCAGACTACCTCGGGATAGGAACCATGTTTGCAACCCCAAC TAAGACCAACACCAAGCACATCATCGGAACAGCCGGTACACAGGCTATCCTTGATGCTATCTCGGACACAGGCCGCTCTGTCGGGACCGTCTCAATTGGTGGAATTAATCTTTCCAACGTTCAACGAGTCCTTTACCAATCCAGAGCTCCCAGGAAGGAACTTGATGGAGTTGCCATCGTCAGTGCCATTATAGCCGCGGACGACCCGAAGGCCGCAGCAGCTGAATTCGTGAAACGCATTGCCACTCCCCCGCCATTCGTACGAGCCCCAGCAGCTCCTCAGATCCGTGAAGTTGCTGCGCTACAGGAGGAGGTGCCGAAGATCGTTCAAAAGGTTGTACAAGCGCATCCTCTTGTGcacaacatgatcaactTTGTTGTTGCTAATTTCGTTGCTAATGTTGCTCTGTCAAT GGGTGCTTCTCCTATCATGGCTCCGCATGGGGATGAGGCTGTGGATCTCGCGCAGTTCGACGGCGGCCTAGTCGTCAACATGGGTACCTTGACTAGCGAGAGCGTTCCCAACTACGTGAAGGCCATCAAGGCTTACAACGAACGCGGTAACCCCGTTGTCTATGACCCTGTTGGTGCTCCCGCTACGCACATCCGTCGTGGAGCAGTCAAACAGCTCATGGCGGGTGGATATTTTGATCTCATCAAAGGCAATGAAGGAGAGATTCGACAAGTCTTTGGAAGCAGCGGCGTGATTCAGCGTGGTGTCGATAGCGGCCCAAGCAGACTAGATGGTCAAGCCAAGGCTATCCTGGTCAGGGACCTGGCTCGGAGAGAAC ACAaccttgttcttctcacTGGCGCCGTTGATTATCTCAGCGACGGCGAACGAGTCATAGCTGTGGAGAACGGACACGAACTCCTTGGACAAGTCACTGGG ACCGGCTGTGCCGTCGGAACTGTATCCGGCTGCTTCCTTACTGGCCACCCATCCGACAGACTCCTGGCTGTCTTGTCCGGTATTTTGATGTACGAGATCGCAGCGGAGAACGCCGCTTCGAAGGAGTACGTGCGGGGACCCGGCAGCTTTGTTCCTGCGTTCCTCGACGAGCTCTACGCTATCCGCCAGGCAGCCCTGAAGGGAGACCACAGCTGGTTTACAGGACGGGCAAAGATCCAAATGATCGATTTGTAG
- a CDS encoding uncharacterized protein (predicted protein) has product MVTESLFLVYSHKIQQRNQIKFLKEDLNLRKNLQSPLRLLLHLLNQPTNSPKPTMTCVPQNLKQNTLTTRHYRPSISQPRQSNPPLLTINTAHPIHNNINPMAPLQHIQRRLRNTDMRLNSHDNSIEGRFPGSCLG; this is encoded by the coding sequence ATGGTCACTGAATCTCTTTTCCTAGTCTACAGCCACAAAatccaacaaagaaaccaaatcaAATTCCTCAAAGAAGATCTAAATCTTCGAAAAAACCTCCAAAGCCCCCTTCgtctcctccttcatctccttaACCAACCCACTAACAGTCCTAAACCCACCATGACCTGCGTCCCCCAAAATCTCAAACAAAATACTCTCACTACTCGTCACTACCGCCCCAGCATCTCTCAACCTCGCCAAAGCAATCCCCCTCTCCTCACTATTAACACTGCTCACCCCATCCACAATAACATAAACCCGATGGCCCCTCTCCAACATATCCAGCGTCGTCTGCGTAACACAGATATGCGTCTCAATTCCCACGATAATAGCATCGAGGGGCGTTTCCCCGGCAGTTGTCTTGGGTAA
- a CDS encoding uncharacterized protein (uncharacterized conserved protein) yields the protein MEYSRQEAFRKLREPCVELSSVGLRYRGHQSSANDVFRALKPVQSVLKELSNKGSLDEKLAEYAFFPLSHIFNETQRISANCLELAVDCLRILIADGWRQRISPQMGKQLMILLTLITGGPPSKANSNQKTQSKPAELSIAGFDCLSAIFDVMEGPVAQKTIYNEIGTATVVDQTVYVLLEGILDSTSDDLCISAAKALQALYYRITDRVVLASIMPRTVSTLTKVIKPTTQVRRSYKLLSACIKALTHMLKVVLNDRVASVAPEKPAQSQEGGDGLVLDESWLTATATQIKLALANVIQVRRHDRPEVQASLLELCSMVVEDCRSTLQESLPLVVETMVVLSETGDDESPNNAYTILMHLATAYVEVLDSLKNSLHAWITSFPRTMQSNDETSKQWALKQISTAFQILSQIQSGSDILTTGLASGLCDSVSAAINNSNNALQPLNPETSGSQSLEVLHHGNQSRSFPPVLLEHRSQQQTLKDLQSMILRLNRSESGSDITRLIINRVHQETGNSMVAPLWLALECLKGGAQLTSLDEFISSDFIEPSSLFSTRANMIEELYYISLPVLSESLPDESKDWRISALALEVVALQSQQLHEAFRPELMDALYPVLQLLSSSNPNIQRHAMVCLNILTEVCNYESTSTMIIENVDYLVNSVALKLNTFDVSPYPPQVLFMMVKLCGARLIPYLDDLVDSIFGILNMYHGYPKLVEMMFKTLAAIVEEGTKSPSFLAIGDGTDSERAGHRKKQYKRLQISTLAEDLANRKAKRAKHLDDFPEADEHISHPERPWTTKPDKPAEPEEDIGTLLNKGIEESDEPLPAPREPEDQEKPVSKSHNLLLHIIKSIPSHLSSPSPYLRRSLLSILIQVSPILSEHENSFLPIINDVWPSVAARISLPSSLKSSSSSTALMAREDSNNGSKNRPDDEFNFKEEIYVTTTACQAIESMCKSTGDFMATRIETEFPRWERLYRRVWETVRQDAEKAIQRRAKSQTTEKNTDILLSLSLGLSQSLSLNIAGGPSGARAFTPHHSLWRALLSLFMTLLTHVRLPLSMGDQICEFLAAWIARFAGPDYYSFRSSSKQEIPSSLRSEIDTVNNAIEAMETWNVDLTWFIFQQQKAQVRNITPQRKTHSSPLMSEINEDPLQTWSSPGNKLKFAELVF from the exons ATGGAGTACTCACGGCAAGAAGCCTTTAGAAAA CTTCGGGAACCTTGTGTTGAGCTCAGCTCGGTCGGTCTTAGATACCGTGGCCATCAGTCATCCGCAAACGATGTTTTCCGAGCTCTCAAACCAGTGCAGAGTGTCCTGAAGGAACTCTCAAATAAAGGTTCATTGGACGAAAAGCTAGCGGAATATGCATTCTTTCCGCTGTCTCACATATTCAATGAGACCCAGAGAATTTCTGCTAATTGCTTGGAATTGGCTGTCGACTGCTTGCGAATATTGATTGCTGACGGATGGCGACAACGCATATCCCCGCAAATGGGCAAGCAGCTCATGATATTGCTTACGTTGATTACTGGAGGCCCTCCAAGTAAAGCCAATAGTAACCAGAAAACACAATCCAAACCAGCGGAACTGTCTATCGCTGGTTTTGACTGCCTTTCAGCCATCTTTGATGTCATGGAGGGGCCTGTAGCGCAAAAGACGATCTATAACGAAATCGGCACAGCGACTGTTGTTGACCAGACTGTGTATGTCTTGCTTGAAGGGATTTTAGACAGTACCTCGGATGACCTTTGCATTTCTGCCGCAaaagctcttcaagctctatACTATCGAATTACTGATCGGGTAGTCCTGGCTAGCATAATGCCACGGACGGTCTCGACGCTGACTAAAGTCATCAAGCCTACAACTCAAGTACGACGCTCTTACAAGCTGCTTTCTGCTTGCATTAAGGCCCTTACACACATGCTTAAAGTTGTCCTTAATGACAGAGTAGCGAGTGTTGCACCAGAGAAGCCTGCCCAGTCTCAGGAAGGCGGTGATGGTCTTGTGCTTGATGAATCCTGGCTGACGGCTACAGCTACGCAAATTAAGCTTGCGCTTGCAAATGTTATTCAGGTTAGGCGACATGACCGGCCTGAAGTACAAGCTTCTCTATTAGAACTATGCTCAATGGTCGTGGAAGATTGCCGAAGCACGCTGCAAGAGTCGCTCCCCCTAGTGGTTGAGACTATGGTCGTGCTATCTGAAACTGGAGATGACGAATCACCCAACAATGCATACACAATCCTTATGCATCTTGCTACCGCTTATGTTGAGGTACTGGATTCCCTTAAGAACTCTCTGCATGCTTGGATCACCTCTTTCCCAAGAACGATGCAAAGCAATGATGAAACATCAAAGCAGTGGGCACTTAAACAAATATCTACTGCCTTTCAGATATTGTCCCAGATCCAATCTGGGTCCGACATACTCACTACTGGACTTGCATCAGGATTATGTGACAGCGTTTCTGCAGCTATTAACAATTCAAATAATGCTCTTCAGCCTCTGAACCCTGAAACATCAGGCAGCCAATCATTAGAAGTGCTTCACCATGGAAATCAGTCACGATCTTTCCCACCAGTTCTTCTGGAACACCGcagtcaacaacaaaccctcAAAGATCTCCAGTCCATGATTCTCAGGCTTAACAGGTCTGAATCTGGAAGTGATATCACACGCCTAATTATTAACCGGGTTCATCAAGAAACAGGAAATTCCATGGTTGCACCTTTATGGTTGGCGTTAGAATGCCTCAAAGGCGGTGCCCAGCTCACTAGTCTTGATGAATTCATTTCATCTGACTTTATCGAACCATCATCCTTGTTTTCTACGAGAGCTAATATGATCGAAGAACTTTATTACATCTCACTCCCTGTACTAAGCGAATCATTGCCTGATGAATCAAAAGACTGGCGGATTTCGGCTCTCGCTCTAGAGGTAGTCGCACTTCAGTCCCAACAGCTTCACGAAGCATTTCGACCAGAATTGATGGACGCATTATACCCAGTTCTCCAACTCCTATCATCGTCCAACCCGAATATTCAGAGGCATGCTATGGTCTGTCTAAATATACTAACGGAAGTCTGTAATTATGAGAGTACGAGCACGATGATTATTGAGAACGTCGACTACCTTGTGAACTCGGTGGCGTTGAAGCTAAACACGTTCGACGTCTCACCATATCCGCCCCAAGTGTTGTTTATGATGGTTAAGCTATGCGGTGCGCGGTTAATTCCATATCTCGACGATCTGGTCGATTCAATCTTTGGGATATTGAATATGTATCATGGGTATCCAAAACTCGTTGAGATGATGTTCAAAACCTTGGCTGCCATTGTTGAGGAAGGGACAAAGAGTCCGTCATTCCTGGCAATAGGCGATGGAACGGATAGCGAACGTGCGGGACATCGCAAGAAACAGTACAAGAGGTTACAGATCTCTACTCTTGCTGAGGATCTAGCAAACCGGAAAGCGAAACGTGCTAAGCATCTGGACGACTTTCCTGAAGCTGACGAGCACATCTCACACCCAGAACGGCCGTGGACCACAAAGCCTGATAAACCCGCCGAGCCAGAAGAGGATATCGGGACGCTTCTGAACAAGGGAATAGAAGAATCAGACGAACCACTACCCGCACCGCGCGAACccgaagaccaagaaaagccCGTGAGCAAATCACATAACCTATTGCTACATATCATCAAGTCGATCCCTTCacatctttcttctccatcaccCTACCTTCGCCGGTCCTTGCTCTCTATCCTAATCCAGGTATCTCCAATCCTCTCGGAACACGAAAACAGCTTCTTGCCCATCATCAACGACGTGTGGCCATCAGTAGCCGCAAGGATCAGCCTTCCCTCATCCCTCAAGAGCAGCTCCTCGTCAACAGCTCTCATGGCAAGAGAAGACTCAAACAACGGCTCCAAGAACCGACCAGACGACGAATTCAacttcaaagaagaaatctacGTAACCACAACAGCCTGCCAAGCCATAGAAAGTATGTGCAAGAGCACCGGTGACTTCATGGCCACCAGAATCGAAACCGAATTCCCCAGATGGGAACGTCTCTACCGTCGCGTATGGGAAACCGTGCGACAAGACGCCGAAAAGGCCATCCAGCGGCGAGCCAAGAGCCAAACCACCGAGAAAAACACCGatatacttctttccttATCGCTGGGTCTCTCGCAATCACTGTCTCTCAATATAGCAGGGGGGCCCTCAGGCGCACGCGCATTCACACCTCACCATAGTCTCTGGCGAGCTCTCCTCTCCCTATTCATGACTCTCCTCACACATGTCCGTTTACCTTTGTCTATGGGTGACCAGATCTGCGAATTCCTTGCGGCGTGGATAGCTCGGTTTGCGGGCCCAGATTATTATTCTTTCCGTTCGTCTTCCAAGCAGGAAATCCCATCTTCTCTACGCTCGGAAATCGACACTGTTAATAATGCTATTGAGGCAATGGAAACCTGGAACGTCGATTTGACTTGGTTCATCTTTCAGCAGCAAAAGGCGCAAGTGCGAAATATCACGCCTCAAAGGAAGACACACAGTTCTCCATTGATGAGTGAAATCAATGAAGACCCCTTACAGACGTGGTCATCACCTGGAAATAAACTGAAGTTTGCGGAGTTGGTGTTTTGA
- a CDS encoding translation initiation factor eIF5 (translation initiation factor 5 (eIF-5)), translating to MATVNIRRDVTDPFYRYKMERLQSKIEGKGNGIKTVVVNLNSVAQSLARPPAYVIKYFGFELGAQANAKPTDDRWIINGAHDAAKLQDYLDGFISKFVLCKKCKNPETDVIIKDDKIILDCKACGQRSDVDSRLKLSTFILRNETSGKGGKKNKADKKTRREQRNKKNETANGENGSPGDSNSDNGDAENGDVGMEAGSDDELTRRIKTEAETIEAEEADEVQWSVDVSEEAVRARAKELPDDLKRSLVIEDADEDGADGPSAYDELGSWVQDTAKEKGGVAKLSDVDIYVKAKEYGIESKHKTLAVLAQTMFDNDIAKQIPGRAGLLKKMITSERHEKAFLGGIERFVGKDHPELIGQIPAILLRLFEEDIIDEETLKAWGSKASKKYVDISTSKKVRKAAAPFLEWLETAESEEEESDDE from the coding sequence ATGGCTACCGTCAACATTCGTCGGGATGTTACCGATCCCTTCTATCGTTACAAGATGGAGCGCCTGCAGTCCAAGATCGAGGGCAAGGGCAACGGAATCAAGACCGTCGTTGTCAACCTCAACTCGGTCGCTCAGTCCCTTGCACGTCCTCCCGCATACGTGATCAAGTACTTCGGTTTCGAGCTTGGCGCTCAGGCCAACGCCAAGCCGACCGATGACCGCTGGATCATCAACGGCGCCCACGATGCCGCCAAGCTCCAGGATTATCTTGACGGATTCATTTCCAAATTCGTTCTTTGCAAGAAGTGCAAGAACCCTGAAACCGACGtcatcatcaaggatgaCAAGATTATCCTGGATTGCAAAGCCTGCGGACAGCGTTCCGATGTTGATTCCCGTCTGAAACTGAGCACTTTCATCCTCCGCAACGAAACCAgtggaaaaggagggaaaaagaacaaggccgACAAGAAGACGCGTCGTGAACAGCggaacaagaagaatgagacAGCGAATGGAGAGAACGGCAGCCCAGGAGACAGCAACTCTGACAATGGCGACGCTGAGAATGGCGATGTGGGCATGGAAGCTGGCAGTGACGATGAACTCACTCGTCGTATCAAGACCGAGGCCGAGACCATTGAAGCTGAGGAAGCCGATGAAGTCCAATGGTCCGTCGACGTCTCTGAGGAGGCCGTCCGCGCTCGTGCCAAGGAACTTCCCGATGACCTGAAGCGTTCCCTTGTCATCGAGGAtgcggacgaagatggtGCCGATGGCCCTTCTGCCTATGACGAGCTCGGTAGCTGGGTACAGGACACAGCTAAAGAAAAGGGTGGTGTTGCTAAACTCAGCGATGTAGACATCTACGTGAAGGCCAAGGAATACGGTATCGAGTCGAAGCACAAGACTCTGGCAGTTCTTGCTCAAACCATGTTCGACAATGATATTGCTAAGCAGATCCCTGGCCGCGCTGGTctgctcaagaagatgattacCTCGGAGCGCCACGAGAAGGCCTTCCTGGGTGGTATCGAACGCTTCGTTGGCAAGGATCACCCCGAATTGATCGGCCAAATCCCTGCtatccttcttcgcctctttgaggaggatatcattgATGAGGAGACCCTCAAGGCATGGGGCTCTAAGGCTAGCAAGAAGTATGTCGATATCTCCACTAGCAAGAAAGTCCGCAAGGCTGCTGCGCCTTTCCTCGAATGGCTTGAGACTGCCGagtcggaagaggaagaaagtgaCGACGAATAG
- a CDS encoding DNA ligase (ATP) CDC9 (ATP-dependent DNA ligase I) yields MADSKGRKQATLGRFFGSNADPKEAPKKQTTLSFSGKKDKAQKTAAKSATPHDSSSTDGQASDGVGSESTTEADIAETKPEPAQEDGYKDSNDLKRKESEEEASDSDVQPAQKRRRRTSRSGEGTPSPKKKTKTPSPKRSKAKKDVKPEETEPPAVVKKASGEETPEEDKSEDEALSASEDEEEKPEVMKKTMEKVQATLKASGTEPYPDWKPGTPVPYAALCTTFSLIEMTTKRLVILAHCSLFLRQVLRLTPQDLLPTVQLMINKLAADYAGVELGIGESLIMKAIGESTGRSLAVIKADQHEIGDLGLVAAKSRSNQPTMFKPKPLTVRGVHEGLLGIAKVQGHGSQDKKISGIKKLLSAADPETAGKGSKGVDITKNKGGPSEAKYIVRFLEGKLRLGLAEKTVLVALAQAVVTHEAALKGEKAPSPEKLAEGEAILKTVYSELPAYEIIIPAMLKNGLSKLHEACKLQPGIPIKPMLAKPTKSITEVLDRFEGKEFTCEYKYDGERAQIHYVAPDATHNYPEAQHTLQKDGKGLAAIFSRNSEDLSKKYPDVLAKLDSWIKDGVKSFVLDCETVAWDTVNKKVLPFQQLMTRKRKDVKAEDVKVKVCVFAFDLLFLNGEPTVKKSLRERRELLHESFQVTEGEFQFAQFGNTNVLDEIQELLDDSVKASCEGLMVKMLDTDESGYEPSKRSRNWLKVKKDYLSGVGDSLDLVVLGAYYGRGKRTSVYGAFLLAAYNANTQTYESICNIGTGFSEANLEELHKELSPLVIDRPKPFYTHSTVPKDQPDVWFEPRLVWEVKTADLTLSPRYQAAADEFVGTTGGGKGVSLRFPRFIKARGDKKPEQATTTRQVAEMYRKQEAVAKENAGKKGVDDDFEY; encoded by the exons ATGGCAGACTCAAAGGGCCGGAAGCAGGCTACGCTGGG GCGATTCTTCGGCTCGAATGCGGACCCGAAAGAAGCTCCTAAGAAACAGActactctttctttctctggtaagaaagataaagctcAGAAAACTGCGGCGAAATCAGCGACACCACACGACTCTTCATCTACAGATGGACAAGCTTCTGATGGGGTTGGAAGCGAAAGTACTACCGAAGCAGATATAGCTGAGACTAAGCCGGAGCCTGCTCAGGAAGATGGATATAAAGACTCTAATGacttgaaaaggaaagagagcgaggaagaagccagTGACAGCGATGTTCAGCCTGCACAGAAACGGAGACGGAGGACTTCACGAAGCGGGGAAGGGACGCCttctccgaagaagaaaactaAGACACCATCTCCTAAGCGTtccaaagccaaaaaagACGTCAAACCCGAAGAGACAGAGCCGCCGGCTGTTGTAAAGAAAGCGTCGGGAGAGGAGACTCCTGAGGAAGACAAATCCGAGGATGAAGCGTTGTCGGCTAgcgaagacgaggaggaaaagcCCGAGGTGATGAAAAAGACCATGGAAAAGGTGCAGGCTACATTAAAAGCGAGTGGCACTGAGCCATATCCGGACTGGAAGCCTGGCACTCCCGTCCCTTACGCAGCATTGTGCACTACCTTCTCGCTTATTGAAATGACCACCAAGCGATTGGTGATCCTTGCCCATtgctctttgtttcttcgccAGGTCCTTCGATTGACACCACAAGACCTCCTTCCGACAGTCCAACTTATGATCAACAAACTGGCTGCCGACTATGCCGGCGTCGAGTTGGGAATTGGCGAGTCCCTGATCATGAAAGCCATTGGCGAGAGTACCGGCCGCAGTTTAGCGGTCATCAAGGCAGATCAGCACGAGATTGGAGACCTGGGCTTGGTGGCAGCTAAGAGTCGATCGAACCAGCCTACCATGTTCAAGCCGAAGCCATTGACAGTTCGGGGAGTTCACGAAGGTCTTTTGGGTATCGCCAAAGTCCAGGGTCACGGTTCTCAGGACAAGAAAATTTCCGGtatcaagaagcttctctCTGCCGCCGACCCAGAAACAGCGGGAAAGGGTAGCAAAGGTGTGGATATCACGAAGAACAAGGGTGGCCCTAGCGAAGCCAAGTATATTGTTAGATTTTTGGAAGGAAAATTGAGACTAGGGCTGGCTGAAAAGACCGTTCTTGTTGCCCTTGCTCAAGCAGTGGTGACTCATGAAGCCGCCctgaagggagagaaggctcCTTCCCCAGAAAAACTGGCTGAGGGCGAGGCTATCTTAAAGACGGTGTACAGCGAATTGCCCGCTTATGAGATCATCATTCCCGCCATGCTCAAGAACGGCCTGTCCAAGCTTCACGAGGCCTGCAAGCTACAGCCCGGTATCCCGATTAAGCCTATGCTTGCTAAGCCAACGAAATCCATCACCGAAGTGCTTGACCGTTTTGAAGGAAAGGAGTTTACGTGCGAGTATAAGTACGACGGGGAGAGAGCACAGATTCACTACGTTGCACCAGACGCAACCCACAACTATCCGGAAGCACAACACACGTTACAGAAGGATGGCAAAGGCCTCGCTGCGATTTTTTCTCGTAACTCAGAAGACCTGTCGAAGAAATACCCTGATGTGCTGGCTAAGCTCGACAGTTGGATCAAGGATGGTGTTAAGAGCTTTGTCTTGGACTGCGAGACTGTTGCTTGGGATACGGTGAACAAGAAGGTTCTGCCCTTCCAGCAGCTGATGACTCGCAAACGCAAAGACGTCAAGGCTGAAGACGTCAAGGTTAAAGTTTGTGTATTCGCCTTTGACCTCTTATTCCTGAACGGAGAG CCTACTGTCAAGAAATCACTTCGCGAACGCCGAGAACTTTTACATGAATCATTCCAGGTTACGGAAGGCGAGTTTCAGTTCGCTCAGTTCGGTAACACCAACGTACTGGATGAGATTCAGGAGTTGCTGGACGACAGTGTCAAGGCATCGTGCGAAGGTCTAATGGTTAAGATGTTGGACACGGACGAAAGTGGCTACGAGCCGAGTAAGCGGAGTCGAAACTGGCTCAAG GTTAAGAAGGACTACCTCAGCGGTGTCGGTGATTCGCTTgaccttgttgttcttggtgCATACTACGGACGAGGCAAGCGTACATCCGTCTATGGTGCATTCCTTCTGGCGGCGTACAATGCAAATACGCAAACTTACGAGTCAATCTGTAACATTGGCACCGGGTTTTCCGAGGCCAACCTTGAAGAGCTTCATAAGGAGCTCTCTCCCTTGGTCATTGATCGACCAAAGCCATTTTACACCCATTCGACGGTCCCCAAGGATCAGCCTGATGTTTGGTTTGAGCCCCGGTTGGTCTGGGAAGTGAAGACAGCCGATTTGACGCTTAGCCCGCGATATCAAGCTGCGGCTGATGAGTTTGTGGGTACGACCGGTGGAGGCAAAGGTGTTTCTCTCCGCTTCCCCCGGTTCATCAAGGCACGAGGGGACAAGAAGCCGGAGCAAGCAACAACGACGAGGCAGGTAGCCGAGATGTATCGGAAACAAGAGGCGGTCGCCAAGGAGAATGCGGGTAAGAAGGGAGTAGACGATGATTTTGAATATTAG